A region of the Leptospira venezuelensis genome:
TATGCTTAATTCTATTCTGACTTTCTGCTTTTCTAATTCATCGATTGAGTGAACTTTAACCCAATCAAAAATATCAAGCAATTCAATATCTTTTTTAAGCCGAAGTAACATCTTGGTTTCCTAAGCAAACCTCTCTGGCTCAGGCTCTGATGGTCTTTTGGAATGAAAAAATTTCTGTTCCTTCCTTTTCTTCTCTTTATTAGAGCAATACTCCTCTATCAAGCTTTTGTCTTTACTAAAGCTCATTTTTCCATCTGGCGATATATCTACAACAAGGCAAAATTCTTCTTCTCCTAAATTGAAAATATTTTCTTCTACTACGTACTTCTTATACTGCTCCAATGCTTCTTCATGTGGATGCCCATGCTTGCTTTCCTTAGGAGCACTTATGACTAAATATTCTGGCCTTATTGAATCCATATGTTCAAGATAAACATCAAGGTCTACGTCACCGTTTTCCCAAAAAAAGTCTTTCGATCCATGATGCGAAGCGCTAAGAATTTCGCTTTTCAAAATGCCATTATGATATTCCACAATATGGTTTTTCCAAGCAATACAGTTCGAATCACCGGTAATAAGGATGGATTTTTCCGGATTTCCGTACGTAAATTTTATTACTCCGCAATATTCATGGATACGAGCATAATGCGTTTCTGCATTTTCATCTTCAATGTCATCTTTTACATATTCTGCGGGAGCTAAAACTTGATATGAGATACTTCCAAGTTCCCTAATGACATCTTTTTCATCTTTCGAATTTCTTACTTTGTTTTTTGAATTTGTACCTTTTAGAAGAAAAACCTTGTCAGTACCCAATTGATTGATTACATCTTTCATTTCCTCAAAAGAAGACTTATGATCTCCCTTAGGTGTGTGGCCTGAATGCCATAATTCACTGATACCAAATCTTTCTTGAATTTCTTTGACCTTAGCGTTGTGGTCTTTATGAGGATGAGTGTTGATATAATAATCTAAGGATTCACCACCTAATAAATCCTCTAACATTTCAATCAGATCGACTCCGTCGACTGATGTATCTATGTTTGAATCTATGAGTGCATACTTATGTGCCCCATCTTTATTAGGAATTGCGAGCAAAGTGCTCTCCCCTTGCCCCACGTTTAAAAAGATAATTCGAAACGTATCCGACTTTTCTGGCTTAATTACTTCAACTGCTACATTCTTCATGCTCCAATTCTAGCTCCATTTAATTACTGAACTTTAGACAAAATATATCAGTCTAACTGATATATTTCACTAGTTTTTTTTCATAGATATTCTAAAAAATTACTTGAAATTCCGAATTATGTCTCATTCTTAACTCGATGGAACCTTCATGGATTGTAAGTTTAAATCAATCTATTGGTCGAAATGTCCGAAATTATAGAAAGGACCGGAAGATTTCTGTAGAAAATATAGCAAAAATGGTATCCCTATCTAAATCCTCAATCGTCCAGATTGAAAGAGGGCAACAAGCTACGCCGGTTCATAAGCTATATTTGATTGCAGAGGCATTAAATTGTAGTATATTTGATTTACTACCCTCTATGGAGGATTTTAAGCGTTCTAAAAATAGCAATGTAGATTCTCAGTCTTTGAAAAGAATAAAAGACGATGAATTGAAGAGAATTCTCAAAACAATTTCAAAAGGAAAAACTAGTGCGCGGAAGAAAAAATCCTGAGCGAATCGCGGAATTATTTTTAGAAGAGAATAATATAACCAAGTATCCAGTTAATATAAAAAAATTAATTAAGAAAGCTGGACTCCAATTAGTTGAAATGGAATTACCTGGAGATGTTTCAGGCATTCTTGAAGTGAATGGGAAAGAATATACAGTTTTTGTTCATGAAAAACATCATGAACATAGACAGCGTTTTACAATGGCGCATGAATTAGGGCATTTCTTAATTCATCAACCGAAAGCAACTCACATCGATCGTAAATCTTTCTTCAGAAGTCCATCTTCTTCAGAAGCGCTGAATTATGAAGAAATAGAGGCGAATCGATTTGCAGCTTCGCTATTAATGCCGAAGGAATGGGTGATTAAAGAAATTAATCACTTTGCCTCTCTACATGGTGGAGACCTAATTGATAATGATCAAGATTTAATAGAGTACCTCGCTGACGAATTCGACGTGAGTTACGCAGCAATGGCCTTTCGAATTCAAAACATCGGAATCTTTAAAGGATTCTTTAGTTAATAATGCTATTATTTAAACTTCGCATGACGTTGGAATTACTTTCGTTGCGCTTCAGCATATTAACTTTCAACTTCCGAGAAGAGGAAGTTTTCAGAAGTAATAATATTAATATATTATAATTAAATGGCTACCATCCGAGACACAGCCAATCTCATCTTCTTTATTGCACAATATTCATATTAAATTTTTTCTTTTTTCTTATTTGAATTCTTAGTTTTATGCCCCCCTTTTAAGGTCAAATCTATGCCAATCACAAGAACAGCTTCGATGCTTTTTTTGCTTTCCTCAATAAATCCTTTAGCTAAGGTGTTTAGCTCATCAACAACTTGCACAAATCCAATTTTTTCACCAGTAGATGGACTATCCCAATTCCTTGTGGATCTATTAAACAAAATATAAATACCATACTTTGAATTTTTATCGAGAAGATACTTCCCAATAAGTTGATCCCTTAAGCCCTTGATTAAGTTTAAAAAGGATAAATTTTCAACAACTTTCAACTCCAAGGTAATCGACCCTGATATTCGATTATTAATTAATCTTAAATCCGTCCTATTACCGTCTGAAAATTGTATTTCTTGTTCGACTCTATAGTTACCGCGAGATAGGTCTTCAAGCCTATTTTTCAAATGATTTCGAATATCTGCTTCAAGTACAGAGATAAGTAATTTTGCTTCACTACTTTCTCCAAGTTCCAAAGCACTCTTTATCTCAAAAACATGATCCATTGATAGCTCATGCAAATCACCTAAACTTTCAGGCTTCCGAACATTTCCTTTTTCAAATTCCAGAATGTCATCAAGCTTCTGAAAGTATCTCTCAGAATCATTTTCCGCTCTCTCTCGCGCCATTCTAAGGAAATTTGGTCTCAATTCAATCACAGGATGAATTTCGGATAACTCTATTAGCTTGTTATATGTTTCTTCACCTGGAATGTCACATAGATAAGATAAAATAAACCCTCTACTCATTTGCTCTTCATCGCGAATATCAACTTGGTGCGGAACTCCTTCTAGTCGAATATTATCCTCCTCATATTTAATAAACTCATACGAAAGCTTGTATAATGAATAAACATTTTCAGAACTCAACCTTCCAATATCGAAAGTAGCTCGGGTTCGATTACAAAGAGAACGGATAAAATTCCCTACTATTTCCTTCTGATTTACAACAACTTGGGACCTCACATAATTCTCGAACCTATTAATTCCGCTTTCCGGATCAACTGTTACTAGTAAACAAAACCAAAATATTCTTAAGTCAAGACGATCAGTAACCAATCTCCTTTCCGCTATGTTAATTAATATTGTTCGATCATAGTCGCTCAGCTTAATTAGACATCGCGTAGCATCAGTCAAAAGTCTAATATTCTCAATCGGGATTTCGTATAATAATTTAAGAATTTTGTTCTTTATGGATTGTTTCAATTCATCAAAGGAACTGGAAATAGCATGCAGCAAGAAATCAAAAATTGAATCTTGCTCTTCCGCAGGAAGCTTCATTTCATACTCGATTTCCCTAAGAAGTAATACTTCAACCTCCTTTGAATAATTTAAATAAAGGCTCTCAAACCAGTTCGGGAAATGGTATTCTAAAAACGCATATCGACAGAGTAGTTCAACTTCCGCAACATTCAAGTTTTTGAAAAAAACGTTAGAATGAAAAACTTCAAATCCTATTCCAATTAAAGCATATTTCCTTAAATAATGATTATCCGATTTTATTCTTTCAGATCTGAAGGAAGGCTTTAATAATCTCCAGAGCTGCATTGAAATTCTTGCATAATTTTCTACAAATTCATCTCCAAAATTTTCC
Encoded here:
- a CDS encoding ComEC/Rec2 family competence protein, with translation MKNVAVEVIKPEKSDTFRIIFLNVGQGESTLLAIPNKDGAHKYALIDSNIDTSVDGVDLIEMLEDLLGGESLDYYINTHPHKDHNAKVKEIQERFGISELWHSGHTPKGDHKSSFEEMKDVINQLGTDKVFLLKGTNSKNKVRNSKDEKDVIRELGSISYQVLAPAEYVKDDIEDENAETHYARIHEYCGVIKFTYGNPEKSILITGDSNCIAWKNHIVEYHNGILKSEILSASHHGSKDFFWENGDVDLDVYLEHMDSIRPEYLVISAPKESKHGHPHEEALEQYKKYVVEENIFNLGEEEFCLVVDISPDGKMSFSKDKSLIEEYCSNKEKKRKEQKFFHSKRPSEPEPERFA
- a CDS encoding helix-turn-helix domain-containing protein; its protein translation is MEPSWIVSLNQSIGRNVRNYRKDRKISVENIAKMVSLSKSSIVQIERGQQATPVHKLYLIAEALNCSIFDLLPSMEDFKRSKNSNVDSQSLKRIKDDELKRILKTISKGKTSARKKKS
- a CDS encoding ImmA/IrrE family metallo-endopeptidase, which gives rise to MRGRKNPERIAELFLEENNITKYPVNIKKLIKKAGLQLVEMELPGDVSGILEVNGKEYTVFVHEKHHEHRQRFTMAHELGHFLIHQPKATHIDRKSFFRSPSSSEALNYEEIEANRFAASLLMPKEWVIKEINHFASLHGGDLIDNDQDLIEYLADEFDVSYAAMAFRIQNIGIFKGFFS